Proteins from one Haliaeetus albicilla chromosome 4, bHalAlb1.1, whole genome shotgun sequence genomic window:
- the GLS gene encoding glutaminase kidney isoform, mitochondrial isoform X4, with translation MEYFDNCNSSMKLQGANNAEKFDYVMQFMNKMAGNEYVGFSNATFQSERESGDRNFAIGYYLKEKKCFPEGTDMVAILDFYFQLCSIEVTCESASVMAATLANGGFCPITGERVLSPEAVRNTLSLMHSCGMYDFSGQFAFHVGLPAKSGVAGGILLVVPNVMGLMCWSPPLDKMGNSVKGIHFCHDLVSLCNFHNYDNLRHFAKKLDPRREGGDQRVKSVINLLFAAYTGDVSALRRFALSGMDMEQRDYDSRTALHVAAAEGHVDVVKFLLEACKVNPFPKDRWNNTPMDEALHFGHHDVFKILQEYQVQYTPSEDSNNGKENRTVHKNLDGLL, from the exons ATGGAATATTTTGACAACTGCAACAGTTCAATGAAGTtg caAGGAgcaaataatgcagaaaaatttGACTAC GTGATGCAATTCATGAATAAAATGGCTGGTAATGAGTATGTTGGATTCAGTAATGCTAC gtTCCAGTCtgaaagagagagtggagaTAGAAACTTTGCAATCGGCTattacttgaaagaaaaaaag tgcTTTCCTGAAGGCACGGATATGGTTGCTATACTAGACTTCTATTTTCAG cTCTGCTCAATAGAAGTAACATGTGAATCAGCAAGTGTGATGGCAGCAACTCTGGCTAATGGTGGCTTTTGCCCAATCACTGGTGAAAGAGTACTGAGTCCTGAAGCAGTCCGGAATACCTTGAGTTTAATGCATTCCTGTGGCATGTATGACTTTTCAGGGCAGTTTGCCTTCCAT GTTGGTCTTCCTGCAAAATCTGGAGTTGCTGGTGGGATTCTTCTGGTCGTTCCTAACGTCATGGGCTTGATGTGCTGGTCACCTCCTTTGGACAAGATGGGCAACAGTGTTAAAGGAATTCACTTTTGTCAT GATCTGGTTTCTTTGTGCAATTTCCATAACTACGATAATTTGAGACACTTTGCAAAAAAGCTTGATCCTCGCAGAGAAGGTGGTGATCAGCGG GTGAAGTCTGTTATAAATCTGCTGTTTGCTGCCTACACGGGGGATGTGTCTGCACTCCGGAG attTGCTCTGTCAGGAATGGATATGGAACAGAGAGACTATGACTCACGAACAGCCCTGCACGTAGCAGCTGCAGAAG GACATGTGGACGTTGTTAAATTTCTACTGGAAGCATGCAAAGTGAATCCTTTCCCCAAAGACAG GTGGAATAACACTCCTATGGATGAAGCTTTACATTTTGGACACCATGatgtatttaaaattcttcaaGAATATCAGGTCCAATACACGCCATCAGAGGATTCCAACAATGGAAAAGAGAACCGAACGGTTCATAAAAATCTAGATGGCTTACTATAA
- the GLS gene encoding glutaminase kidney isoform, mitochondrial isoform X3, producing the protein MALSMTALGSMEYFDNCNSSMKLQGANNAEKFDYVMQFMNKMAGNEYVGFSNATFQSERESGDRNFAIGYYLKEKKCFPEGTDMVAILDFYFQLCSIEVTCESASVMAATLANGGFCPITGERVLSPEAVRNTLSLMHSCGMYDFSGQFAFHVGLPAKSGVAGGILLVVPNVMGLMCWSPPLDKMGNSVKGIHFCHDLVSLCNFHNYDNLRHFAKKLDPRREGGDQRVKSVINLLFAAYTGDVSALRRFALSGMDMEQRDYDSRTALHVAAAEGHVDVVKFLLEACKVNPFPKDRWNNTPMDEALHFGHHDVFKILQEYQVQYTPSEDSNNGKENRTVHKNLDGLL; encoded by the exons ATGGCCTTAAGTATGACAG CATTAGGATCTATGGAATATTTTGACAACTGCAACAGTTCAATGAAGTtg caAGGAgcaaataatgcagaaaaatttGACTAC GTGATGCAATTCATGAATAAAATGGCTGGTAATGAGTATGTTGGATTCAGTAATGCTAC gtTCCAGTCtgaaagagagagtggagaTAGAAACTTTGCAATCGGCTattacttgaaagaaaaaaag tgcTTTCCTGAAGGCACGGATATGGTTGCTATACTAGACTTCTATTTTCAG cTCTGCTCAATAGAAGTAACATGTGAATCAGCAAGTGTGATGGCAGCAACTCTGGCTAATGGTGGCTTTTGCCCAATCACTGGTGAAAGAGTACTGAGTCCTGAAGCAGTCCGGAATACCTTGAGTTTAATGCATTCCTGTGGCATGTATGACTTTTCAGGGCAGTTTGCCTTCCAT GTTGGTCTTCCTGCAAAATCTGGAGTTGCTGGTGGGATTCTTCTGGTCGTTCCTAACGTCATGGGCTTGATGTGCTGGTCACCTCCTTTGGACAAGATGGGCAACAGTGTTAAAGGAATTCACTTTTGTCAT GATCTGGTTTCTTTGTGCAATTTCCATAACTACGATAATTTGAGACACTTTGCAAAAAAGCTTGATCCTCGCAGAGAAGGTGGTGATCAGCGG GTGAAGTCTGTTATAAATCTGCTGTTTGCTGCCTACACGGGGGATGTGTCTGCACTCCGGAG attTGCTCTGTCAGGAATGGATATGGAACAGAGAGACTATGACTCACGAACAGCCCTGCACGTAGCAGCTGCAGAAG GACATGTGGACGTTGTTAAATTTCTACTGGAAGCATGCAAAGTGAATCCTTTCCCCAAAGACAG GTGGAATAACACTCCTATGGATGAAGCTTTACATTTTGGACACCATGatgtatttaaaattcttcaaGAATATCAGGTCCAATACACGCCATCAGAGGATTCCAACAATGGAAAAGAGAACCGAACGGTTCATAAAAATCTAGATGGCTTACTATAA